A stretch of Gemmatimonas sp. DNA encodes these proteins:
- a CDS encoding HlyD family efflux transporter periplasmic adaptor subunit, protein MSAPQLRADLAIVEQRFRDEQSFVVKDPSTHAYFRFRPVEMRVMRMFDGARSAAQVAEQLVADGVKVSAATVEGFARKLAALGLLERTLFERTTQQLERLRAERKRTRSVVRGELFRMRFSFGDPDTALNRWYPRLRWCFTPAFVVLSVALFLAYLAIVIAQRETYAAELAASFSFDSLTPWSFVVLLGTFTLLTAIHEFGHAFACKHFGGEVHEMGFMLLFFMPAFYANVNDAWSFPERRARLWVTAAGAWIELFVTSVMAVVWLTLTPGSVIGQIAIAAMLIGGIANILTNSNPLLPLDGYFALGDWLEMSNLRQRAQVHAGIWARRHLLRESIVVPALEPREHRILVAYGAGAFAYSTGFLLLLASGVVSFVNGLLGATAAGLIVLVVLFAMRTPLHAVAAAGRASWRTWTTRRTHRSRRWTSLIVAISLLLVAGLIPCHLTAYGPFTVASTAHLVLTAPSSGVVSSVSVREGDVLSAGAPVLQLRDAMLDREQVMRQAIVDSLSAELTRADAGQATGTSEVLRASVEAASASASETRSRIGDLRVTATIAGTVATPRPEQLNGRSVQVGDTLLTLTDAAQREAVIHLRGAGAMDVRVGQTVRYVGRHDVGQPMRGVISSVSPIGGHVGTVEARVLLPPESTLRLGTTGEARVLWRRTNVLGAIVWALRSALRNDLLL, encoded by the coding sequence ATGAGTGCGCCGCAACTGAGAGCCGATCTCGCGATCGTCGAGCAGCGCTTTCGCGATGAGCAGAGCTTCGTGGTCAAGGATCCGTCCACCCACGCCTACTTCCGCTTTCGACCCGTCGAGATGCGGGTCATGCGGATGTTCGACGGCGCACGTTCGGCAGCGCAGGTGGCCGAACAACTGGTGGCCGACGGCGTCAAGGTGTCGGCAGCGACGGTGGAGGGATTTGCCCGCAAGCTCGCGGCGCTCGGCCTGTTGGAGCGCACGCTGTTCGAGCGCACGACGCAGCAACTCGAGCGATTGCGCGCCGAACGGAAGCGAACGCGTTCGGTGGTGCGCGGTGAGCTGTTTCGGATGCGCTTTTCGTTCGGGGATCCTGACACGGCACTGAACCGCTGGTATCCTCGTCTCCGCTGGTGCTTCACGCCGGCATTCGTTGTGCTGTCCGTCGCCCTGTTCCTGGCGTACCTGGCCATCGTCATTGCGCAACGCGAGACATATGCCGCTGAGCTTGCGGCGTCATTTTCATTTGACTCGCTCACGCCGTGGTCGTTCGTCGTGCTGCTTGGCACGTTCACGCTGCTCACGGCGATTCACGAGTTTGGCCATGCCTTCGCCTGTAAGCACTTCGGCGGCGAAGTCCACGAAATGGGGTTCATGCTGTTGTTCTTCATGCCGGCGTTCTACGCCAATGTGAACGACGCGTGGAGCTTTCCTGAGCGGCGCGCTCGACTCTGGGTCACGGCGGCCGGTGCGTGGATCGAGCTCTTCGTCACGTCGGTGATGGCGGTCGTGTGGCTCACGCTCACGCCGGGCTCGGTGATCGGCCAGATCGCGATCGCGGCGATGCTGATTGGAGGGATCGCCAATATCCTCACCAACTCGAACCCGCTGCTTCCCCTTGACGGTTACTTCGCGCTCGGCGATTGGCTGGAGATGTCCAACCTCCGCCAGCGCGCGCAAGTGCACGCCGGCATCTGGGCTCGTCGACACCTGCTGCGCGAAAGCATCGTGGTACCAGCGCTCGAGCCTCGGGAGCATCGCATCCTGGTGGCATACGGGGCTGGCGCCTTCGCCTATTCCACCGGGTTTCTGCTCTTACTCGCATCGGGCGTCGTCAGCTTCGTCAATGGCCTGCTCGGCGCAACGGCGGCGGGCCTCATCGTGCTCGTGGTGCTGTTCGCGATGCGTACACCTCTGCACGCCGTCGCTGCAGCCGGGCGCGCGTCGTGGCGCACATGGACGACGCGCCGTACGCACAGATCGCGAAGGTGGACGAGCCTCATTGTCGCGATCTCGCTGCTGCTCGTGGCGGGGCTCATTCCGTGCCATCTCACCGCTTACGGACCGTTCACCGTAGCGTCCACCGCCCACCTGGTCCTGACGGCGCCATCCAGCGGAGTGGTGTCCTCGGTCTCAGTGCGCGAAGGCGATGTGCTGTCGGCCGGCGCGCCAGTGTTGCAGTTGCGCGACGCGATGCTCGATCGCGAGCAGGTGATGCGACAGGCGATAGTCGACTCGCTGTCGGCCGAGCTCACGCGAGCAGATGCCGGACAGGCAACCGGTACGAGCGAGGTACTGCGCGCGAGCGTCGAAGCCGCTTCTGCATCGGCGTCGGAAACTCGCAGCCGCATTGGCGACCTCCGCGTGACCGCGACGATCGCCGGTACCGTCGCCACGCCACGCCCGGAACAGCTTAATGGGCGGTCGGTGCAGGTCGGCGATACGTTGCTCACCCTGACCGATGCCGCGCAACGCGAGGCCGTCATTCACCTCCGTGGCGCCGGTGCGATGGACGTCCGGGTTGGCCAGACGGTCCGATATGTCGGGCGACACGATGTTGGTCAACCAATGCGTGGCGTGATCTCGAGCGTATCGCCGATCGGAGGCCACGTGGGAACAGTCGAGGCGCGGGTCCTTCTCCCACCCGAGAGCACCCTGCGACTTGGCACGACGGGCGAGGCGCGCGTGCTTTGGCGCCGCACCAATGTCTTGGGCGCCATCGTCTGGGCGCTTCGCTCGGCGTTGCGCAACGATTTGCTGTTGTAG